A window of Anaerobaca lacustris genomic DNA:
ATGGCGAAACTGGCGCGCCGACTGCACGATGTGAACGTGTCCTTGCCCGATCTGTACATCTGGCACATCTTCATCCGTCACGACCCGGCTACTGGCGGGTACGCACTGAGTGTGATCGACCTTCACCGCATGATCCCGAAGGCGCGGACCGCCTCAGAGCGGTTCAAGAGCCTTGCCCGCCTGCACTGGAGCATGTCCTCTCGCTACTTCGACGACGATCTGAAGGACCTCCTGATCTCGGCGTATGCAGAGGCCGGCCCGACCGATGGGAATTGCCTGCTGCGGAGCATCCGGCGAAACGCGCTAACCCTGGCGAGGCGGGGCCGCGACGTCGGGCGCTATTACCCAAAGACGAACCTGCCGTCCTCTCGATGATCCTATCAGGGGCGGTGTCTTTGCAGCGGGTGTGCCCACGCCTCCTGGCGACTACCTCCTGGGCGTGATCTTGAATGCGGCTGCGTAATCACACGGTCTTTCCTTCGGCATGGTGATGACCAGGCCATCGGGCGTTCTTGACCACTGGATCCTGGCCTTGCTGCCGAGCAACGACACGGAGGCGATCTCGCCGGCGAAGAGGTCCGAGCCGGACTTCAACGACCGGATCGTCAGGGAATCCTCGGCCCAGCCCAGGCTGATGGCATACAGCGTACGTCCCTTCGTGGTGAAGCGGATATCCTCCGGCCGGTAGCCTTCTTTCGGGTCGGTGACCCCGCCGAAGTGTCCCGCCTGGCCCTGCGTGGAACCCTCGCCGTAGATCGTCCAGGGCCGCGTGCCGTAGATCGCTTCGCCGTTGACCTTCAGCCACCGGCCCATCTCCAGCAGCACGTCACGCTGGTTCTGCGGAATGGTGCCGTCGGCCATCGGCGAGATGTTCAGCAGCAGGGCGCCGTTCTTGCTGACGGTGTCGATCAGGCTGTGCAGCACGACCGAGGTCGGCTTGATTCGCAGGTCCTTGGTATAACACCAACTGCCCATGCTGATCGTGTCGTCGGTCAGCCAGAAGTTCTCGGTCAGGCGGTCGGCACGCCCCTTTTCGATATCCTGTACGCTGACGCTCAGCGGCAGATCGTCCTGCTTGCGCGTGACGACGACCTCCCTGTTCCATTCCTGCGCCCGATTGTAGTAGTAGGCCAGGTACTCCTGTCGGAGGTCCTCCGGAATCTCGTCGAGCCAGGAATCGAACCACATCAGGTCGGGGCGATACTTGTCGATGACCTCGGCAAGCTTGCCCAGCCACATGGCCAGGAACTCCTCGCGAGGCATATAGCCGTACAGGATCGCCCGCTCACGGTCTTCAAGCAGGGCGGGGAAGCGCTCTTTGACGAACTGGTAATGTCCGGTCCAGACGAGTTGCCCGTCGCGACCGGGCTTCTGCCAGAGGTTATTCCGGGCGTGATGGAACGTCGTGACGAACTTCATGCCGCGTTTGCGGATGGCCTTCTCCAACTCGCCGGTGATGTCGCGTCTGGGGCCCTTGTTCACGACGTTCCAGGGCGTCTTGTCGCTGTCCCACATCGCCCATCCATCGTGGTGCTCGGCGACGGGGCCGGCGAATCGCGCTCCAGCCCGCTCAAACAACTCTGCCCACGCCTCGGCGTCGAACCTTTCGGCCTGGAACATCGGGACGAAATCGGGATAGCCGAACGCATTCGGATCGCCCCAGGTCTCGACATGATGACGGTACTCGCGACTTTTCACGTTGTACATGTTGCGCGGGTACCACTCGTTTCCGAAGGCCGGCACCGAATAGACACCCCAGTGAAAGTAGATGCCGAACTTGGCGTCGCGGAACCAGTCGGGCGCCTCGTTGACCTTGGCCAGCGACTCCCACGTCGGTTCGTATGGTTTGGCGGCCGGCGCGCGATGCGAGGTTGCACAACCGACAGCCAGCATCAGTGCCAGCAGCAGAGGGGCGGCGAAACGGAAGTGCGTGTGGTCCATGATGCGTCTCCCTACGGACATTACATGAGCAAGGTTACGGTTGCCTCGTAGCATGCCGCGAGGCATCGACAGGCCAGTATAGCGATCTGATTGTACGGGCGCATGACAATTGTTGTCCAAAAGATGACGGTTCTTGACTTCCTGCGGCGCTATGCGGCGCGCAGGATCTCAACGGCTCGATAGATGAAGTGGACGCCGAACAGGGTCAGGGCGATGCCGCAAACCTGGAGGACGATTCGCTGGCTGCGCGGTCCGAGAATGTGCGTCCCATGGAAGCTTCCGAACGATAGGATCGTCAGCCAGACCAGATCGCAGAGCCAGTGAACCAGCGCGAAGAGCACGAAGGCCAGCCAGCCCAGATGACGGGCCTCCAGGGCGAGGTTGAGCCCGACGGTGGCCCACCACAGCAGGAAGTACGGATTGCCGATCGACAGAATCAGCCCTGTCATCAGCGGTCCGGCGTCGGCGGTCCGGCCCGATGGCGAGTCGTCACCGCCCTTGTTGCGCAGCATGCCGACGCCCATCCAAACGAGAAAGGCTCCGCCGAACAGACCGACGATGATCCGGAACCAGCCGGCCTGAAACAACACGCCCAAGCCGAACATGATGAAGTAGATCAGGGGGATCTCGACGATGCCGTGACCGACCGCCATCAGTACGCCCGCCCACCGACGCCGTGCGCCCTGGGCAATGGCCGCCGTCGTCACCGCCCCCGGCGCCATGACCCCGGATAGAGAGATGCCTATGGCCTTGAGAAGAAAACCCGTCAGCCCCACGGAGCCTCCGAATGTCTATTCGCCGATAATCTTGACGAGGACGCGTTTACGGCGTTTGCCGTCGAATTCACCATAGAAGATCTGCTCCCACGGGCCGAAATCCAGCTTGCCGCCGGTGACCGCGACGACGACCTCCCGACCCATCAC
This region includes:
- a CDS encoding LysE family transporter; amino-acid sequence: MGLTGFLLKAIGISLSGVMAPGAVTTAAIAQGARRRWAGVLMAVGHGIVEIPLIYFIMFGLGVLFQAGWFRIIVGLFGGAFLVWMGVGMLRNKGGDDSPSGRTADAGPLMTGLILSIGNPYFLLWWATVGLNLALEARHLGWLAFVLFALVHWLCDLVWLTILSFGSFHGTHILGPRSQRIVLQVCGIALTLFGVHFIYRAVEILRAA
- a CDS encoding alpha-L-fucosidase, translating into MDHTHFRFAAPLLLALMLAVGCATSHRAPAAKPYEPTWESLAKVNEAPDWFRDAKFGIYFHWGVYSVPAFGNEWYPRNMYNVKSREYRHHVETWGDPNAFGYPDFVPMFQAERFDAEAWAELFERAGARFAGPVAEHHDGWAMWDSDKTPWNVVNKGPRRDITGELEKAIRKRGMKFVTTFHHARNNLWQKPGRDGQLVWTGHYQFVKERFPALLEDRERAILYGYMPREEFLAMWLGKLAEVIDKYRPDLMWFDSWLDEIPEDLRQEYLAYYYNRAQEWNREVVVTRKQDDLPLSVSVQDIEKGRADRLTENFWLTDDTISMGSWCYTKDLRIKPTSVVLHSLIDTVSKNGALLLNISPMADGTIPQNQRDVLLEMGRWLKVNGEAIYGTRPWTIYGEGSTQGQAGHFGGVTDPKEGYRPEDIRFTTKGRTLYAISLGWAEDSLTIRSLKSGSDLFAGEIASVSLLGSKARIQWSRTPDGLVITMPKERPCDYAAAFKITPRR